In the candidate division KSB1 bacterium genome, one interval contains:
- a CDS encoding TetR/AcrR family transcriptional regulator — MRDSETASQSGIREDRRKSILEAAIRLFAEKGYHETRMDDVAEAAGLSKGALYLYYKSKEDLFCALIEEKVQELIPTLQSAVDGAHSLPDLVHKVVRTQLSLRQDNVHMFRIFQAHQWRSDLRMERSMEHIRRHLEQFVVTLANAFARFLSELSSEECRSLALELFGMLNMHTVDWLVRGDSRPLVARAETIARHFLYGVEALQGD, encoded by the coding sequence ATGCGGGACAGTGAGACAGCTTCGCAATCCGGCATCCGGGAGGATCGCCGGAAGAGCATTCTAGAGGCGGCCATTCGCCTTTTTGCCGAAAAGGGATACCACGAGACCCGGATGGACGATGTGGCGGAGGCGGCTGGTCTGAGCAAGGGGGCGCTCTACCTGTATTACAAGAGCAAAGAAGATTTGTTCTGTGCTCTGATCGAGGAGAAGGTTCAGGAGCTTATCCCCACGCTGCAGTCGGCAGTGGATGGCGCCCATTCCTTGCCGGACCTGGTCCACAAGGTGGTTCGCACCCAGCTATCGCTTCGACAGGACAATGTGCACATGTTTCGCATCTTCCAGGCGCACCAGTGGCGTTCAGACCTGCGAATGGAGCGCAGCATGGAGCACATCCGCCGCCACCTGGAGCAGTTCGTGGTGACTCTGGCCAATGCCTTCGCTCGTTTCCTCAGCGAATTGTCCAGCGAGGAATGTCGCAGCCTGGCTCTGGAGCTTTTCGGCATGCTCAACATGCACACAGTGGATTGGCTGGTGCGCGGCGATTCCAGACCCCTTGTGGCGCGCGCGGAAACGATCGCAAGGCACTTCCTCTACGGAGTGGAAGCGCTGCAGGGGGATTGA
- a CDS encoding sigma-70 family RNA polymerase sigma factor, with amino-acid sequence MAGGTATGSPTGSRAKKDWSQGMREIDREILERVSGGDQEAFAELVREYAPRVYNLALRMLRNRQDAEDVVQETFLSAYEKIRTFDGRSSLYTWLYRIAVNASLMKLRSKHHTKTFVPLDESDPEEFVRPVLVDWSQHPAEKLLDQEAREVMERAIQALPDSYRSVFVLRDLEQLSTRETAKILGLSEDNVKTRLRRARLFLRNLLSEYFEEKAAAGAN; translated from the coding sequence ATGGCTGGCGGAACCGCTACGGGATCGCCAACGGGGAGTAGGGCGAAGAAGGACTGGTCTCAGGGGATGCGTGAAATCGACAGGGAGATTTTGGAGAGAGTTAGTGGGGGCGATCAGGAAGCTTTCGCCGAGCTGGTCCGGGAGTACGCGCCCCGCGTGTACAACCTGGCCTTGCGGATGCTGCGCAATCGCCAGGACGCCGAGGACGTGGTCCAAGAGACCTTCCTGAGCGCCTACGAAAAGATCCGGACCTTCGACGGGCGGTCGAGTCTTTACACCTGGCTGTATCGGATCGCGGTGAATGCCAGCCTGATGAAGCTTCGCTCCAAACACCACACCAAGACCTTTGTGCCCCTGGACGAGTCGGACCCGGAGGAGTTTGTACGGCCGGTCCTTGTGGATTGGTCTCAGCATCCCGCAGAGAAGCTACTGGATCAGGAAGCACGGGAGGTCATGGAAAGGGCGATTCAGGCGCTCCCGGATAGCTACCGTTCGGTGTTCGTCCTTCGAGACCTGGAACAGCTGTCCACTCGGGAGACGGCGAAAATCCTCGGCCTTTCGGAGGACAACGTGAAGACGCGATTGCGCAGAGCGCGCCTCTTCTTGCGAAACCTGCTGAGCGAGTACTTCGAGGAAAAGGCCGCTGCAGGTGCCAACTGA
- a CDS encoding cytochrome c maturation protein CcmE: protein MRNSPRTLVGAVILVGGALAIVLSGTRHSYEYFQTVSEFARASANRAGQGLRINGLVDSSSVHWEPDSLVLRFRLTDGVASVPVEYRGAAPDLFQAGQNVVVEGKMTSTGVFEATKILVKCPSKYEPQMQATETSR, encoded by the coding sequence GTGCGAAACAGCCCTCGGACGCTCGTGGGAGCCGTGATTCTTGTGGGTGGTGCGCTGGCGATTGTATTGAGCGGCACACGCCACTCATACGAGTACTTTCAGACGGTCTCGGAATTTGCCCGAGCTTCTGCCAACCGCGCGGGACAAGGCCTGCGCATTAACGGTCTCGTCGACTCCAGCTCGGTACACTGGGAACCGGACTCTCTGGTCCTTCGCTTTCGCCTCACCGACGGCGTCGCCTCCGTCCCTGTGGAGTACCGGGGTGCAGCGCCGGATCTTTTCCAGGCGGGGCAGAACGTCGTCGTCGAGGGGAAGATGACCTCCACCGGAGTATTTGAGGCCACTAAGATCCTGGTCAAATGCCCGTCGAAGTACGAGCCTCAGATGCAGGCCACCGAGACCTCCAGGTAG
- a CDS encoding heme lyase CcmF/NrfE family subunit: MASLIGSSLLWASFLVTGWGAIASVLAAQGQSVRHALSAERAAKATFLFLSLSCAVLVQAFVAHDFSIRYVAEYSSRSMPLFYLVSSLWAGQAGSLLFWAWLLSLYTVIVIRSERRQEDGTMLPAVLATLHVTTLFFLLLITAASNPFEPLDPAPADGRGLNPLLRNPMMVFHPPSLYLGFVGFAVPFAFAIAALATNRLDLAWIRKIRRWTLFAWFFLTLGNLLGAEWAYVELGWGGYWGWDPVENASLLPWITGTAFLHSVVVQERKGLFRVWNFSLIVVTFALTILGTFITRSGVISSVHAFGKSSLGPMFLVFLVLMLTVSFGLLFRRLSTLRASGELRLALSEEWAILLTNVVLSGLALVVFWGTLFPTISEALTGRALTLGAPWFSAMSRPFGLALLLLLALCRAVSWGGTRWRAFLRRLAAPALLAILSVGGGYALGVRHGAALLAYGLSAAVVLAMLLDAYVIARARARTAQVRLTAALRELLGRQRRLYGSYVVHIGVAVMLIGIVGSSTFSRSVTKTVRPGEAIQIGRYTLTFQGLQVNQYRDRTSVAARVSVSNAGRPLGQMVSRKDFYPNYEPVTEVDIRSRLHEDLYLVLASYERDGSATLQAYVNPLTFWLWVGGGLIGVGALLAWLPPRRGRKLKNDQRRES; the protein is encoded by the coding sequence TTGGCTTCTCTTATCGGTTCTTCTCTCCTGTGGGCAAGCTTTCTCGTCACGGGGTGGGGAGCCATTGCTTCTGTTCTTGCAGCTCAGGGACAGTCGGTCCGCCACGCGCTGAGCGCGGAACGCGCCGCTAAGGCGACGTTCTTGTTTCTGAGCCTCAGTTGCGCCGTCCTCGTGCAAGCCTTCGTGGCCCACGATTTCTCCATCCGATACGTTGCCGAATACTCGAGCCGGAGCATGCCCCTGTTCTACCTTGTCTCGTCCCTCTGGGCGGGACAGGCAGGCTCCTTGCTTTTCTGGGCCTGGCTGCTCAGCCTGTACACGGTCATCGTAATTCGCTCCGAGCGCCGCCAAGAGGACGGGACGATGCTCCCTGCCGTCCTCGCAACACTGCACGTCACGACCCTGTTCTTCCTGCTGTTGATCACGGCGGCCAGCAATCCCTTCGAACCCCTCGACCCGGCTCCAGCGGACGGCCGGGGCCTCAACCCACTCCTCCGCAACCCGATGATGGTATTTCACCCGCCAAGCCTGTACCTGGGTTTCGTTGGCTTTGCGGTGCCCTTTGCCTTTGCGATCGCGGCTCTGGCCACCAACCGATTGGACCTTGCCTGGATCCGTAAAATCCGGCGCTGGACGCTTTTCGCCTGGTTTTTCCTCACCCTGGGCAATCTGCTGGGCGCGGAATGGGCGTACGTGGAGCTGGGCTGGGGAGGCTATTGGGGCTGGGATCCGGTAGAGAACGCAAGCCTCCTCCCGTGGATCACCGGCACGGCGTTCCTCCATTCGGTCGTCGTGCAGGAGCGAAAAGGGCTGTTCCGGGTGTGGAACTTCTCCCTGATCGTCGTTACCTTTGCCCTGACGATCCTCGGCACATTCATCACCCGGAGCGGTGTGATCAGCTCTGTCCACGCGTTCGGCAAGTCGAGCCTGGGGCCGATGTTTCTCGTCTTCCTGGTCCTGATGCTCACCGTCTCATTCGGCCTCCTTTTCCGACGCTTGTCGACACTGCGCGCATCCGGGGAGCTGCGACTGGCCCTCTCTGAGGAATGGGCCATTCTTCTGACCAATGTAGTGCTCTCGGGTCTTGCCCTTGTGGTCTTCTGGGGCACCCTTTTCCCCACTATTTCCGAAGCCCTTACGGGCAGGGCTCTGACCCTCGGCGCCCCCTGGTTCTCGGCTATGAGCCGGCCTTTCGGGCTGGCGTTGCTTCTTCTCCTGGCCCTGTGTCGCGCTGTGAGCTGGGGCGGGACGCGCTGGCGGGCTTTCCTGCGTCGCCTGGCTGCTCCCGCGCTGCTTGCGATCCTCTCGGTGGGCGGTGGTTATGCCCTGGGCGTCCGTCATGGGGCTGCTCTGCTTGCGTACGGACTCTCCGCCGCCGTAGTGCTTGCCATGCTTCTGGACGCTTACGTCATCGCCCGCGCGCGGGCCAGGACCGCTCAAGTCCGCCTCACCGCAGCCCTACGGGAGCTCCTTGGCCGGCAGAGAAGACTCTACGGCAGCTACGTGGTGCACATCGGCGTGGCCGTGATGCTGATCGGAATCGTGGGATCTTCCACCTTCAGCCGCAGTGTGACCAAGACGGTCCGGCCAGGCGAAGCCATCCAGATCGGCCGGTACACCTTGACCTTCCAGGGGCTCCAGGTGAACCAGTATCGGGACCGCACCTCTGTGGCTGCTCGCGTCTCCGTGAGCAACGCTGGACGACCCCTCGGCCAGATGGTCTCGAGGAAAGACTTCTACCCGAACTACGAGCCCGTCACGGAGGTCGATATACGCAGCCGCTTGCACGAAGACCTGTACCTCGTACTCGCCAGCTACGAGCGGGATGGGAGCGCCACCCTTCAAGCCTACGTCAACCCGTTGACCTTCTGGCTCTGGGTTGGCGGGGGCCTCATCGGCGTTGGGGCTTTGCTCGCCTGGCTGCCGCCGCGCCGTGGGCGGAAGTTGAAAAACGATCAACGCAGGGAGAGCTAA